One window of Candidatus Nitrospira kreftii genomic DNA carries:
- a CDS encoding hypothetical protein (conserved protein of unknown function), with protein sequence MSRSHQSHSPDTASVPLIAPAMLSRTLLLPSPDVQGTNMDGEAVLLDLSTGRYYTLNRVGSVIWEHCTGHHTISDIQAVLCDRFDVAPERALEDLVSLVNELIQEGLLQQERR encoded by the coding sequence ATGTCAAGATCCCACCAGTCACACTCACCGGATACGGCGTCAGTTCCCCTCATTGCTCCCGCGATGCTTAGTCGGACCCTCCTACTTCCCAGCCCCGATGTACAAGGCACAAATATGGATGGTGAGGCCGTGCTGTTGGATTTAAGTACTGGCCGGTACTACACACTCAATCGGGTAGGCAGTGTCATCTGGGAACATTGTACCGGCCATCACACAATCAGCGACATCCAGGCGGTGCTGTGCGACCGTTTTGATGTTGCTCCTGAGCGGGCCCTTGAGGATCTCGTCAGTCTGGTGAACGAGCTGATCCAGGAAGGGCTACTTCAACAAGAAAGGAGGTGA
- a CDS encoding Glycine cleavage system protein T, whose amino-acid sequence MKQSRLHQQHIQLGATFEEVTGWDMPAHYGDITAEHCAVRQAVGMADLSHRGKLRVTGEDRVKWLQSVISNDILPLQPGQGRYSAFLTHKGKMLTYFRLYMQNEAVMLEDVGEIGDTTFQALRKFLLYGTKAKMENCGDSWGLLLISGPKAAYVVQSAFGVDVTGLQPVDFVMAQIGGHHALVTRTEETGEVDLEVFIPVDGLLTAWTNAMQAGAKLGIKAIGNHAREALRLEAGIPKAGPDLNEEIVPPEANLEGKAFSLNKGCYPGQEVVARMDTYGNVRRKLVGLVLKDSVIPPHGAKLYSGDREVGWITSAARSPQLDKVIAFGFPLRDFSTPGTELTVACESNKHPATIQPLPFYTKP is encoded by the coding sequence ATGAAACAATCGCGTCTCCATCAGCAGCACATTCAACTCGGCGCGACCTTTGAAGAGGTGACCGGCTGGGACATGCCTGCCCACTATGGCGATATCACTGCTGAACATTGTGCTGTCCGCCAAGCCGTCGGCATGGCGGATCTCTCCCACCGCGGCAAGCTCAGGGTGACGGGAGAGGATCGCGTGAAGTGGCTACAAAGCGTCATCAGCAACGACATCCTTCCCCTCCAACCTGGACAAGGCCGCTACTCAGCCTTTCTCACCCACAAGGGCAAAATGCTCACTTACTTCCGCCTGTATATGCAAAACGAGGCGGTCATGCTGGAAGATGTCGGCGAGATTGGCGACACCACGTTTCAGGCCTTGCGCAAATTCCTGCTCTACGGGACGAAAGCCAAGATGGAAAACTGCGGTGACAGTTGGGGGCTGCTCTTGATCAGCGGGCCAAAGGCCGCCTATGTGGTGCAATCTGCATTTGGCGTTGACGTCACGGGCTTACAGCCGGTCGATTTTGTTATGGCGCAGATCGGAGGACATCATGCGCTGGTGACACGCACCGAGGAAACCGGTGAAGTCGATCTGGAGGTCTTCATCCCGGTGGACGGTCTGTTGACCGCATGGACCAATGCGATGCAGGCCGGAGCCAAGCTCGGCATCAAGGCTATTGGGAACCACGCGCGAGAAGCCTTGCGCCTGGAAGCCGGCATCCCGAAAGCCGGGCCAGATTTGAACGAGGAGATTGTCCCTCCCGAGGCCAATCTCGAGGGCAAAGCATTCAGCCTGAACAAAGGCTGCTATCCGGGCCAAGAAGTCGTCGCCCGCATGGATACCTACGGCAACGTGCGCCGTAAGCTGGTTGGGTTAGTCCTCAAGGACTCAGTCATTCCACCCCACGGCGCCAAGCTCTATAGCGGTGATCGTGAGGTAGGCTGGATCACCAGCGCGGCTCGGTCCCCTCAACTCGACAAGGTCATTGCGTTCGGATTTCCGCTGCGCGATTTCAGTACACCCGGAACGGAACTAACCGTGGCATGTGAAAGTAACAAGCACCCAGCCACCATCCAACCGCTCCCCTTTTATACTAAGCCCTAA
- a CDS encoding hypothetical protein (conserved protein of unknown function) — translation MGPIGFSLVGKYWTILRVGVVLLQIRIALRFQTLPNVLDQVRPLSTRAEPDDAEMKVLTYYIDRWLRLFPYNTRGNCFPRALALYRFARQLGYPVRFHCGVRREAAGLDGHAWVTLDSEAFHEPGTHWQYFTVTFSYPHDLTQPVGRDSLIRPQRFPVMEP, via the coding sequence ATGGGTCCGATAGGATTCTCGCTTGTGGGCAAGTACTGGACCATCCTACGGGTTGGCGTTGTGTTGTTGCAGATTCGTATTGCGTTGCGATTCCAGACATTGCCGAATGTGCTCGATCAAGTCCGTCCGCTCTCAACCCGCGCTGAACCGGACGATGCGGAGATGAAGGTCCTCACGTACTATATCGATCGGTGGCTTCGATTGTTTCCGTACAATACAAGAGGCAATTGCTTCCCCCGCGCATTGGCGCTCTATCGATTCGCTCGGCAACTGGGCTACCCGGTACGATTTCATTGTGGAGTGAGGCGGGAGGCGGCCGGTCTTGATGGCCATGCCTGGGTCACCCTCGACTCGGAAGCTTTTCATGAGCCGGGAACGCACTGGCAATACTTTACAGTCACCTTTTCCTATCCACACGATCTCACACAACCGGTAGGTCGGGATTCTTTGATCCGGCCTCAACGATTCCCAGTGATGGAGCCTTGA
- a CDS encoding hypothetical protein (conserved protein of unknown function), translated as MDVQDFLLQGEGREEDKRQAWTLFQQAFERQMKGELEEAVNLYKQSIATHPTAEGYTFLGWTYSFMGRLDDAIEECHNAIAQDPDFGNPYNDIGAYLIEKGEFDEAITWFQKAMQAKRYESPAYPHLNLGRVYERKGNWTEAIDSYKKALTLDPNYKLARKALVRLVSSLN; from the coding sequence ATGGACGTTCAGGATTTTCTCCTTCAAGGCGAAGGGCGCGAAGAAGACAAACGCCAGGCGTGGACTCTGTTTCAACAGGCCTTTGAGCGACAGATGAAAGGGGAACTTGAAGAGGCAGTCAACCTCTACAAGCAATCGATCGCAACCCATCCAACTGCCGAGGGCTACACGTTCTTGGGTTGGACCTATAGCTTCATGGGACGACTTGATGACGCCATTGAGGAATGTCACAACGCCATCGCGCAAGACCCAGACTTCGGCAACCCTTATAATGACATCGGCGCCTATCTCATTGAAAAAGGTGAATTCGACGAAGCTATTACGTGGTTTCAGAAAGCGATGCAGGCGAAGCGGTACGAAAGCCCGGCCTATCCGCACCTCAATCTTGGTCGCGTGTATGAACGCAAGGGGAACTGGACCGAGGCCATCGATTCGTATAAAAAAGCGCTCACGTTGGACCCTAACTACAAGCTTGCCAGGAAGGCCCTCGTCCGGCTGGTAAGCTCACTGAACTGA
- a CDS encoding NmmA yields the protein MNGNIVFPTRSLAALTLLFAPTVSYAMSGMDMPHSGHGKATSSLSQNIGEPINSSEAEIEITYSTDGNTAIFVSGRSGSVPSPGVPYNFDIWMAHKVNGKWQVPIHLGPGIDPSVGPNINTSAWELEPSLSDDGNVIYFTRYEPGNLSTGDLYVTQKINGVWQPARNWNDVPELPHLNTPTGEEHCPIIASDSLIYFNYQQPGITQDSDVWKVEKKDGVWQKPESLGPRINSPYRDHMHWTGLSKDGKSLIITSTRPDMGSRGGHDMWISYQNQKGEWQEPLNLGDTINTAGEDMCWTFTPDGKTFTGGSGPRDSYNHDIMWVHKDDVPLLKNFEPIGPPPNLLATSKKQSSDTK from the coding sequence ATGAACGGAAACATTGTTTTCCCAACACGTTCCCTAGCAGCACTCACACTCCTTTTCGCTCCGACAGTATCGTATGCGATGTCAGGCATGGACATGCCACACAGCGGGCACGGGAAAGCGACATCTTCACTATCGCAGAATATAGGCGAGCCGATTAACTCATCAGAAGCCGAGATCGAGATCACCTATAGCACTGACGGAAATACCGCCATCTTTGTTTCTGGCCGTAGCGGCAGCGTTCCATCCCCAGGAGTGCCCTACAATTTCGATATCTGGATGGCGCATAAGGTGAATGGCAAGTGGCAAGTTCCGATTCATTTGGGGCCTGGCATTGACCCCTCCGTGGGACCGAACATCAATACGTCCGCATGGGAACTGGAGCCAAGTCTCTCCGATGACGGGAATGTAATCTATTTTACCAGGTATGAGCCAGGCAATCTCTCGACTGGCGACCTCTATGTGACGCAGAAAATCAACGGTGTGTGGCAACCGGCTAGAAATTGGAATGATGTCCCGGAACTTCCCCACCTTAATACGCCGACCGGCGAAGAGCATTGTCCAATTATTGCCTCCGACAGCCTCATCTACTTCAACTATCAACAGCCGGGAATCACCCAAGACAGCGACGTCTGGAAAGTCGAGAAGAAAGATGGAGTCTGGCAGAAGCCTGAGAGTCTGGGCCCCCGCATCAATTCACCCTACCGTGATCATATGCACTGGACCGGGCTCTCGAAGGATGGGAAGAGTCTCATCATCACCAGTACCCGTCCGGACATGGGTTCGCGCGGGGGACATGACATGTGGATTTCCTACCAGAACCAAAAAGGCGAATGGCAAGAGCCGCTGAATCTTGGTGATACGATCAACACAGCCGGTGAAGACATGTGTTGGACTTTTACGCCGGACGGCAAGACGTTCACGGGCGGTTCAGGGCCTCGTGATTCATATAATCACGATATCATGTGGGTCCACAAAGACGATGTCCCGCTGCTGAAGAATTTTGAGCCGATCGGGCCACCGCCCAATTTGCTCGCCACCAGCAAAAAGCAGTCCAGTGATACAAAATGA
- a CDS encoding Globin, which produces MSLDEQEERIDLTPYQAAGELAGIIKLVDEFYRNMDTLPEAETIRNMHPPDLAESRKKLTYFLCGWLGGPRLFQEHYGPISIPGAHKRFPIGYEERDAWLLCMQRAIAVQPYSDQLKGYLLAALSIPAERVRQVNAGEI; this is translated from the coding sequence ATGTCCCTTGATGAGCAGGAAGAACGCATCGACCTCACACCCTACCAAGCCGCCGGCGAGCTAGCGGGCATCATCAAATTGGTCGACGAGTTTTACCGGAATATGGATACACTGCCGGAGGCCGAAACCATCCGAAACATGCACCCACCTGATCTCGCCGAATCGCGCAAGAAGCTGACTTATTTCCTGTGTGGTTGGCTGGGAGGCCCGAGGCTGTTTCAGGAACACTATGGTCCAATTAGTATTCCTGGCGCACACAAACGATTCCCAATAGGATACGAAGAGCGGGATGCCTGGCTGCTCTGCATGCAGCGAGCGATTGCCGTCCAGCCATACAGCGACCAATTAAAAGGCTACCTCTTAGCTGCCCTCAGTATTCCCGCGGAACGAGTCAGACAGGTAAACGCGGGAGAGATCTGA
- a CDS encoding hypothetical protein (conserved protein of unknown function), which translates to MIGRTMSAIIGNPLTAPTRAWDRFFALWISRKHNIDVVGRLILNGRPLIDIRKESKLYIGDRVTLNSRNRGYHVNMHSPVKLFADKPGAVIRIGDNTRIHGACIHAHESIQIGNNCLIAANCQIFDGNGHDISFPDVENRIHTSGKSTPIRIEDNVWIGINSIILPGVTIGRGSIISANSVVNKYIPPMVIAGGNPASVLAEHHIGHRLKSG; encoded by the coding sequence ATGATCGGAAGAACTATGAGTGCGATAATCGGCAATCCACTAACGGCTCCAACTCGTGCTTGGGATAGATTTTTTGCCTTATGGATTTCCCGGAAACACAACATTGATGTTGTGGGAAGGCTTATCCTCAATGGCCGGCCGCTCATTGATATTCGAAAAGAAAGTAAACTCTATATCGGAGATAGAGTAACGCTTAACTCACGCAATCGAGGATATCACGTCAATATGCACTCTCCAGTAAAACTGTTTGCTGACAAGCCAGGAGCCGTCATACGAATAGGAGACAACACAAGAATACATGGAGCCTGTATACACGCTCATGAATCCATTCAAATTGGAAACAACTGCCTGATAGCCGCAAACTGCCAGATCTTTGACGGTAATGGGCATGACATTTCGTTTCCGGATGTCGAAAACAGAATTCATACGAGTGGTAAGAGCACGCCCATCAGAATCGAAGATAATGTCTGGATCGGAATCAACTCAATCATCCTTCCTGGCGTTACAATCGGCAGAGGTTCGATCATCTCTGCCAATAGCGTTGTCAATAAGTACATACCACCGATGGTTATAGCTGGTGGCAATCCTGCAAGTGTCCTTGCAGAACACCACATAGGTCACCGTCTTAAGTCAGGCTGA
- a CDS encoding hypothetical protein (conserved protein of unknown function) — protein MTARPMARQFPLASEAELLVWSARTALTDSLKTRIRQRAQASLDWSVVLDMAEYHGVVPLLHGSLSMVAPDLVPTESFIRLRQKTQVGALLNRALAQELITLCETFNAHGVPVIPIKGATLALLAYHDLALRDFTDLDLLIPEGSLEEAQAVLSTLGYERRSVVAEQRDSHHDDGPHQVFVKRRTLCRVDLQWLMAHQHFAFRLDRPEFWERQISVAFDNKTVPGLAPEILLIVLCVHGSKHAWEHLKWVCDVAELVRAYPELDWNQIFVYASNWRCRRMLYLGLAVAHLLLDAPLPAAVLERLKADVEVMALAHRMPAGLLSDAREGVTEEQAGALYFSLKDSWWERWRFGLLLCRANSPMATIPPSWCHGRLALSCLARIIVPLHREVKRLFSPRIRGAINRWFAFMG, from the coding sequence ATGACGGCACGGCCTATGGCGCGACAATTTCCTCTGGCCTCGGAAGCGGAACTGCTCGTCTGGTCCGCCCGCACGGCCTTGACCGATAGTCTTAAGACCCGAATCCGGCAGCGAGCCCAAGCGTCGCTTGATTGGTCGGTTGTCCTTGATATGGCCGAGTATCATGGAGTGGTTCCGCTACTGCATGGAAGCCTGTCGATGGTCGCACCCGACCTCGTGCCGACCGAATCGTTCATCCGATTGAGGCAGAAAACTCAAGTCGGTGCACTACTCAACAGAGCGCTCGCTCAAGAACTCATCACCCTGTGTGAAACGTTCAACGCACATGGAGTGCCGGTCATTCCCATCAAAGGGGCGACTCTTGCCCTGTTGGCCTATCACGACCTGGCGCTCCGAGATTTTACCGACCTCGATCTGCTTATCCCCGAAGGCTCCCTGGAGGAGGCGCAGGCTGTCTTATCCACGCTGGGCTATGAGCGAAGAAGTGTGGTCGCCGAGCAGCGTGACTCGCACCATGATGACGGGCCGCACCAGGTGTTTGTGAAAAGGCGGACGCTCTGTCGCGTTGATCTCCAATGGCTGATGGCTCACCAGCATTTTGCCTTTCGGTTAGATCGACCTGAGTTCTGGGAACGGCAGATCTCTGTGGCGTTCGACAATAAGACCGTCCCAGGATTGGCACCAGAAATTCTGCTGATTGTCCTGTGTGTCCATGGGTCGAAGCATGCGTGGGAGCACTTGAAATGGGTCTGTGACGTGGCAGAACTTGTCCGCGCTTATCCGGAGTTAGACTGGAATCAGATCTTTGTGTATGCCTCGAACTGGCGCTGCCGACGCATGCTCTATCTGGGCTTGGCGGTCGCGCATCTTCTGCTGGATGCGCCCCTACCGGCAGCCGTGCTTGAACGGCTCAAAGCCGACGTAGAGGTTATGGCGCTTGCTCACCGGATGCCGGCTGGCTTGCTGTCAGACGCTCGTGAGGGGGTTACCGAGGAACAGGCAGGGGCGCTCTATTTCTCCTTGAAAGATTCATGGTGGGAGCGCTGGCGGTTTGGCTTGCTGTTGTGTCGTGCCAACAGTCCTATGGCCACGATTCCTCCTTCATGGTGTCATGGGCGTCTCGCTCTTTCGTGTCTTGCTCGCATCATCGTCCCACTTCACCGAGAAGTGAAGCGTCTCTTCTCGCCTAGAATTCGGGGAGCGATTAATCGTTGGTTTGCGTTTATGGGCTAG
- a CDS encoding hypothetical protein (conserved protein of unknown function) has protein sequence MTIGVVAQPKTDYLFSLYGTSVRFTATSPCLVEPVNELLRHFRRDSLDEPVLLTLRFQAVQDRTEIPLTVSSAAHQLSSGTGAAIGDRPETDLPHEVIQDGGRLIADFFDAGVLVIDGAQGRADGYLIRPQKMHASLIEYLFHLALIELLRRRDLYTIHATALEKNGKGILIPGNSGRGKTTSFISLLRSGYRYLSDDHPLFRDAGDHVELLPFPIKINVTEDTIRFFPELRDAPDHVLHPGFPKRAFYAEELYPTSIGASCQPALVLFPQVIDAPRSHLEPLSKSRAMELLLPQALLVYDAEVARREFQVLAKLVQQVTCYRLNFGRDILDLPKLITPLLEQMHA, from the coding sequence ATGACGATTGGTGTGGTCGCGCAGCCTAAGACTGACTATCTGTTTTCCCTGTATGGCACGTCCGTGCGATTTACCGCGACATCTCCCTGTCTCGTTGAACCGGTGAATGAATTACTGAGGCATTTTCGGCGAGACTCACTCGATGAGCCAGTACTCCTCACTCTGAGGTTTCAGGCGGTACAAGACCGAACTGAAATTCCGCTGACCGTCTCATCCGCCGCGCATCAACTCTCCTCGGGAACTGGAGCGGCGATCGGAGATCGACCGGAGACTGATTTGCCACACGAGGTGATTCAGGATGGTGGGCGACTGATCGCAGACTTTTTCGATGCCGGAGTGCTGGTGATCGATGGCGCGCAGGGTCGAGCCGATGGGTATCTGATCAGGCCGCAGAAGATGCACGCGAGTTTGATTGAATACTTGTTTCATCTTGCGTTGATTGAGCTCTTACGGCGCCGAGATCTCTACACGATTCATGCCACGGCGTTGGAGAAGAACGGCAAAGGGATTCTCATACCAGGCAATAGCGGACGCGGGAAGACGACGTCTTTCATCTCGCTGCTCCGGTCAGGCTATCGGTATCTGTCGGATGATCATCCATTGTTCCGAGATGCCGGGGACCATGTCGAGCTGCTTCCCTTTCCAATTAAGATCAATGTGACCGAAGATACAATCAGGTTTTTCCCAGAGCTGCGCGATGCGCCCGATCACGTTCTGCACCCAGGCTTCCCTAAACGGGCTTTTTATGCAGAGGAGCTCTATCCAACCTCTATCGGGGCCTCTTGCCAGCCGGCGCTGGTGCTGTTTCCTCAGGTCATCGACGCCCCCCGGAGCCACCTAGAGCCCCTTTCCAAGAGCCGCGCAATGGAGCTTCTCCTTCCTCAGGCTTTGTTGGTCTACGACGCTGAAGTCGCCAGGCGAGAGTTTCAGGTCTTAGCGAAACTCGTGCAGCAGGTCACGTGTTACCGCTTGAATTTTGGCCGTGATATCCTTGATCTACCAAAACTGATCACTCCGCTCCTGGAGCAGATGCACGCATGA
- a CDS encoding hypothetical protein (conserved protein of unknown function) codes for MKKESYVQPALVKHELLRDITAGRSGYGGHKGNNGWGNGGYDGVPGRSGKTGHFWNFGGR; via the coding sequence ATGAAGAAGGAGTCATACGTGCAGCCGGCTCTTGTGAAGCACGAATTGTTGCGGGATATCACCGCGGGCCGTTCGGGCTACGGCGGACATAAGGGCAATAACGGTTGGGGTAACGGCGGTTATGATGGTGTACCGGGACGGTCCGGGAAAACCGGGCATTTCTGGAACTTCGGCGGCCGGTAA
- a CDS encoding Thiamine thiazole synthase: MAKPRPAPLRERDITRQIAREYYKEFDQLIESDVIIVGAGPSGLICARDLATMGFRTLLIEQSLALGGGFWSGGYLMNKATICEPANEILEEVGVPCKQIKECEGMYMVDPPHATGALIAAAYNAGAKIMNLTRVLDLILRNDGLLEGVVVNNTTAEMAGHDLIHVDPIALESKIVVDATGHDAVVVELLHKRNLYNKVPGNGAMWVARSEEEIMDRTGEVYPNCFVIGLAVAAVYGTPRMGPAFGSMLLSGRYGAELIKKKLKQE, translated from the coding sequence ATGGCCAAACCACGACCAGCACCGTTACGGGAAAGAGATATCACCCGGCAGATCGCCCGGGAATACTATAAAGAATTTGATCAGCTCATTGAGAGCGATGTGATCATCGTCGGCGCGGGGCCGTCCGGGCTTATCTGTGCACGTGATCTCGCAACAATGGGATTTCGAACCCTTCTCATCGAGCAGAGCCTGGCACTCGGTGGTGGATTCTGGTCCGGCGGCTATCTCATGAACAAAGCGACCATTTGCGAGCCGGCGAATGAGATTCTTGAAGAGGTTGGCGTCCCGTGTAAACAAATCAAGGAGTGTGAGGGGATGTATATGGTCGATCCCCCACACGCCACAGGTGCCCTGATCGCAGCCGCCTACAACGCCGGTGCGAAGATTATGAATCTGACCCGAGTGTTGGACTTGATCCTCCGCAACGATGGTTTGCTGGAAGGAGTCGTCGTCAACAACACCACCGCCGAAATGGCTGGTCATGATCTGATCCACGTCGATCCAATCGCCCTTGAGAGCAAAATCGTGGTGGATGCCACCGGCCACGATGCCGTCGTGGTTGAGCTTCTCCATAAACGGAATCTGTATAATAAGGTGCCAGGAAACGGAGCCATGTGGGTGGCCCGCTCTGAAGAAGAGATCATGGACCGGACAGGAGAGGTCTATCCCAATTGTTTCGTGATCGGCTTGGCAGTCGCCGCCGTCTACGGCACACCGCGAATGGGCCCTGCCTTCGGATCAATGTTGTTGTCCGGTCGGTACGGAGCGGAATTGATTAAGAAGAAACTGAAACAGGAGTAA
- a CDS encoding ABC transporter ATP-binding protein, protein MNNMTKRLGPFVLTVRRALSFVWQSSPRLTLGNIMVRVLQGLLPLLVLYLTKLLIDAVTEGLKTPSDDSSLTRIITILAGLAGVAAVSVMLGVVAGLISKIQAQVVTDHMYAVLQAKSVEVDLEYYENAQYQDTLHHAQEEAPYRPTAILNDVLQLGQNTISLLSMGAILWWLHWGIIPVLVVSAIPYFLVRLQRSNMFYAWERTRIPLERKAWYVNALLTQATAAKEVRLFDLGARLRTWFQDTRSVLRQERISLERRWALKTLATQVIGVAGVFGICGFVAVRTFHGIFTVGDLVICFQAVQRASGFLESFGQSVSNLYESNLFLTTLDEFLNIKSRLSTSAHPKSFPRPITQGVVFDHVSFRYPHEERVAIRDFTFSIKPGEHVAFVGANGAGKTTLVKLLCRLYDPSNGRIMIDQTDLRDYPIADVRGAVSGIFQDFVKFQLSAKDNIALGMRTSGADSFAIIQAAKQAGIHETIECLPNRYESLLGKLFDGGHELSIGEWQKVALARAILRDSQILILDEPTSAMDAKAEAELFERFHELAQGRTAILISHRLSTVKMADRIFVVDQGQIVEQGTHDELMAQQGLYTNLFLTQAQHYQ, encoded by the coding sequence ATGAATAACATGACGAAGCGGCTAGGGCCGTTCGTCCTCACGGTTCGCCGAGCCCTTTCGTTCGTGTGGCAGAGCAGCCCCCGTCTGACTCTCGGCAACATCATGGTGCGCGTTCTCCAGGGTCTCCTGCCGCTGCTCGTGCTCTATCTCACCAAGCTGTTGATTGATGCCGTGACCGAAGGATTGAAGACGCCATCGGATGACTCTTCGTTGACCAGAATCATCACGATTCTTGCTGGACTCGCGGGTGTGGCAGCGGTCAGTGTCATGCTGGGCGTGGTGGCTGGCCTGATTTCCAAAATACAGGCCCAAGTCGTCACAGATCACATGTATGCAGTCCTTCAGGCCAAGTCGGTGGAGGTCGATCTCGAATACTATGAGAATGCGCAATATCAAGACACGTTACATCATGCCCAGGAAGAAGCTCCCTACCGACCGACGGCGATTCTCAATGATGTGCTTCAATTGGGACAGAACACCATTTCCTTGCTCTCGATGGGGGCCATCCTATGGTGGCTGCATTGGGGGATCATTCCCGTCCTCGTTGTGAGCGCGATTCCTTATTTCTTGGTCCGTCTTCAGCGATCCAACATGTTCTATGCGTGGGAACGGACTAGAATTCCGCTTGAGCGGAAAGCCTGGTACGTGAACGCGTTGTTGACGCAAGCGACCGCGGCTAAAGAAGTTCGGTTGTTTGATCTCGGTGCTCGATTGCGAACATGGTTCCAGGACACCCGGTCGGTGCTGCGCCAAGAGCGAATCAGCTTGGAGCGTCGCTGGGCGCTCAAGACCCTTGCTACGCAAGTCATCGGCGTGGCCGGTGTATTTGGAATCTGCGGTTTTGTGGCAGTCCGAACATTCCATGGGATATTTACGGTAGGCGACTTGGTCATCTGTTTCCAGGCGGTGCAGCGGGCCTCAGGGTTTCTGGAGAGTTTTGGCCAGAGTGTCTCGAACCTCTATGAAAGCAACCTGTTCTTGACGACATTGGATGAGTTCTTAAACATCAAGTCCCGCCTATCAACCTCAGCACATCCGAAGTCATTCCCTCGTCCGATCACGCAAGGGGTGGTATTCGACCATGTGTCGTTCCGCTACCCCCATGAGGAACGTGTCGCGATCCGAGATTTCACGTTTTCGATCAAACCGGGGGAGCATGTCGCCTTTGTTGGGGCGAACGGCGCTGGGAAAACAACCCTGGTGAAGCTCCTGTGTCGGCTTTACGATCCCTCCAATGGGCGTATCATGATTGACCAGACCGATCTTCGGGACTATCCCATTGCTGACGTCCGCGGTGCAGTGAGTGGGATCTTTCAGGACTTTGTGAAGTTTCAGCTGTCGGCGAAAGACAATATTGCCCTGGGAATGAGAACCTCCGGTGCCGACTCCTTTGCCATTATTCAGGCGGCGAAACAGGCTGGCATCCATGAGACCATTGAATGCTTGCCGAACAGGTATGAATCGTTGCTCGGCAAACTGTTCGATGGTGGGCATGAATTGAGCATTGGTGAGTGGCAGAAGGTGGCGCTTGCCAGGGCCATTCTGCGAGACTCACAAATTCTGATTCTCGATGAGCCCACCAGTGCCATGGATGCCAAGGCAGAAGCAGAATTGTTCGAGCGGTTTCACGAACTGGCGCAGGGGCGCACGGCGATCCTCATCAGCCACCGGCTGTCTACGGTCAAAATGGCGGACCGCATCTTCGTGGTGGATCAGGGACAAATTGTGGAACAAGGAACGCACGATGAATTGATGGCGCAGCAAGGCCTCTACACCAACCTCTTTCTCACACAAGCTCAGCACTACCAGTAG
- a CDS encoding Histidine kinase, producing the protein MHKTILVAITDLFFYTKVRDALRQPEYQLEKARAQQDILDKAVSTSPRAIVLNMNDLTLNAFQALENLKADPRVQAIPTLAFANHEEVETWNHAKALGVTKIVSRNEFSARTRDLVEEIIKAVS; encoded by the coding sequence ATGCACAAAACTATCCTCGTCGCCATTACTGATCTATTTTTCTATACCAAAGTCCGAGATGCGTTACGCCAACCGGAGTACCAGCTTGAAAAAGCACGTGCGCAACAGGACATTCTCGATAAAGCCGTTTCCACCAGTCCGAGGGCGATCGTTCTTAATATGAACGACCTCACCCTCAATGCGTTTCAGGCCCTGGAAAACCTGAAGGCCGATCCACGGGTACAAGCCATTCCGACGTTGGCCTTTGCCAATCATGAAGAAGTGGAGACGTGGAACCACGCCAAGGCGCTTGGTGTGACCAAGATCGTGTCACGCAATGAATTTTCAGCTCGAACGAGGGATCTTGTCGAAGAAATCATCAAGGCCGTGTCGTGA